A region of Rhinoraja longicauda isolate Sanriku21f chromosome 1, sRhiLon1.1, whole genome shotgun sequence DNA encodes the following proteins:
- the exosc3 gene encoding exosome complex component RRP40 isoform X1, whose amino-acid sequence MTHSVPQAIWRTLQLPAYTSNICNTYVLTFKKRQNGPFLCCQKLKGGGRWMFEVSGGWRHRAEERSPAARMEMQREKRGRSWRIRRRKRNQEKGCKACGRKKQLYVPTKAEYVIGIVTTKSGDIFKVDVGGSEQASLSYLAFEGATKRNRPNVQVGDLVFAQFVVANKDMEPELVCIDSCGRSNGMGVIGPDGLLFKVSLNIARKLLSPNCEVIKNLGDLYPFEIVIGMNGRIWVKAKTIKHTLLVANVLESCENMTTEQRKRAFKKLSENVP is encoded by the exons ATGACGCACAGTGTccctcaagccatctggaggacattgcagcttccggcatacactagtAACATATGCAACACATACGTTCTTACCTTTAAAAAACGTCAAAATGGTCCATTTTTGTGCTGTCAAAAATTGAAAGGTGGCGGGAGATGGATGTTTGAAGTGAGCGGTGGTTGGAGGCATCGGGCGGAGGAACGGTCACCGGCGGCGAGGATGGAGATGCAGAGGGAAAaacggggaagaagctggaggatccggcggaggaagaggaaccaggagaagggctgcaaagcctgcggacgcaagaagcagctg TATGTACCAACCAAAGCTGAATATGTGATAGGAATTGTGACCACAAAATCTGGTGACATATTTAAAGTTGATGTTGGAGGAAGTGAACAAGCCTCATTATCTTACTTAGCATTTGAAGGAGCCACAAAACGAAACCGACCAAATGTGCAA GTAGGAGATCTTGTATTTGCACAGTTTGTTGTGGCCAATAAAGATATGGAACCTGAACTGGTTTGCATTGATAGCTGTGGACGATCGAATGGGATGGGAGTGATTGGACCTGATGGATTATTATTTAAGGTTTCACTGAATATTGCACGCAA GTTACTTTCTCCGAACTGTGAAGTCATCAAGAATCTTGGAGATTTGTACCCCTTTGAGATAGTGATTGGAatgaatggacggatatgggtaAAAGCCAAAACAATTAAACATACATTACTTGTAGCCAATGTATTAGAAAGCTGTGAAAACATGACCACAGAACAAAGGAAACGTGCCTTCAAAAAATTGTCTGAGAATGTGCCGTGA
- the exosc3 gene encoding exosome complex component RRP40 isoform X2, whose amino-acid sequence MAHCAVVGDVVLAGDLLTFPAAHGAKVLCGPGLRRQGSGLGLAACKSGILRHKEPSVYWVDSQQKRYVPTKAEYVIGIVTTKSGDIFKVDVGGSEQASLSYLAFEGATKRNRPNVQVGDLVFAQFVVANKDMEPELVCIDSCGRSNGMGVIGPDGLLFKVSLNIARKLLSPNCEVIKNLGDLYPFEIVIGMNGRIWVKAKTIKHTLLVANVLESCENMTTEQRKRAFKKLSENVP is encoded by the exons ATGGCGCACTGCGCGGTCGTGGGGGATGTGGTGCTTGCTGGCGACCTGCTGACTTTCCCGGCCGCACACGGCGCCAAGGTGCTGTGCGGGCCCGGCCTGCGGCGACAGGGTTCCGGCTTGGGTCTGGCCGCTTGTAAATCGGGGATCCTCAGGCACAAGGAGCCCTCGGTCTACTGGGTAGATTCGCAACAGAAGCGG TATGTACCAACCAAAGCTGAATATGTGATAGGAATTGTGACCACAAAATCTGGTGACATATTTAAAGTTGATGTTGGAGGAAGTGAACAAGCCTCATTATCTTACTTAGCATTTGAAGGAGCCACAAAACGAAACCGACCAAATGTGCAA GTAGGAGATCTTGTATTTGCACAGTTTGTTGTGGCCAATAAAGATATGGAACCTGAACTGGTTTGCATTGATAGCTGTGGACGATCGAATGGGATGGGAGTGATTGGACCTGATGGATTATTATTTAAGGTTTCACTGAATATTGCACGCAA GTTACTTTCTCCGAACTGTGAAGTCATCAAGAATCTTGGAGATTTGTACCCCTTTGAGATAGTGATTGGAatgaatggacggatatgggtaAAAGCCAAAACAATTAAACATACATTACTTGTAGCCAATGTATTAGAAAGCTGTGAAAACATGACCACAGAACAAAGGAAACGTGCCTTCAAAAAATTGTCTGAGAATGTGCCGTGA